One genomic segment of Misgurnus anguillicaudatus chromosome 23, ASM2758022v2, whole genome shotgun sequence includes these proteins:
- the rgmd gene encoding RGM domain family, member D — translation MLFRTSISHAYQSQKSEVVDSMDPRNRSKCLNAVEQQLENFNQTEWIGMGRSGTLNPAKRQLWDWICLLVLSMCLLLRPVFCQTCRIQRCNAEYVASFSPSGGLQEEVHPDVDYCTALRAYSLCTRRTARGCRGDLVYHSAVFRIKELFAQHNCSSDGPTSPAKAPSTSRPPVVDVCNYESRVLALGPAAQQKKYGHCGLFGDPHLRTFRDEFQTCRVEGAWPLIHNRYLSVQVTNVPVVEGSSATATNKITVIFKSYHDCTEQKVYQATTEDLPSAFQDGTRSGGKGDSLWIVEGSGGLGIRQVKIHARYLGTSIIVRQVGRYLTFAIRMPEDLAEENGGLQLCLHGCPLSEVIKAHVLNRQQSLRPPRLTGGWFGEEDGGELQPGLSSHVDMLERATTKCREMLQVEDVYFQSCVFDLLTTGDPEFSMAAYGALEDLKALPPSTLRQSSPRTPHLYNGGAVVTPSVCAALLLLLLLV, via the exons GTTGTAGACTCAATGGATCCTCGAAACCGGTCCAAATG CCTCAACGCCGTCGAGCAGCAGTTGGAGAACTTCAATCAAACTGAATGGATTGGCATGGGGAGAAGCGGCACTCTCAACCCGGCTAAGCGGCAGCTTTGGGACTGGATTTGTCTTTTGGTGCTCTCTATGTGCTTGTTACTCCGACCAG TGTTCTGCCAAACATGTCGTATTCAGCGGTGTAATGCAGAGTATGTGGCTTCATTTTCACCCTCCGGTGGCCTGCAAGAGGAGGTGCATCCAGATGTGGATTACTGCACCGCACTAAGGGCCTACTCCTTGTGTACCCGTCGGACTGCTCGCGGCTGCAGAGGGGACCTGGTGTACCACTCTGCCGTATTTCGTATAAAAGAGCTATTCGCACAACATAACTGCTCCAGCGATGGCCCGACGTCTCCGGCCAAAGCACCTAGCACTTCAAGGCCGCCCGTGGTGGACGTCTGTAACTACGAAAGTCGGGTGCTCGCCTTGGGCCCCGCAGCACAGCAGAAAAAGTATGGACATTGTGGATTATTCGGGGATCCTCACTTGCGGACGTTTCGGGATGAGTTTCAGACATGTAGGGTGGAGGGGGCTTGGCCACTTATCCACAACAGATACCTTTCGGTTCAAGTCACAAACGTACCGGTTGTTGAAGGGTCAAGTGCTACAGCGACCAATAAG ATAACGGTCATCTTCAAGTCCTACCATGACTGCACCGAGCAAAAGGTTTATCAAGCCACCACGGAGGACCTGCCGTCGGCGTTCCAGGATGGCACACGCAGCGGCGGGAAAGGAGACAGTCTGTGGATCGTGGAGGGCAGCGGCGGTCTAGGTATCCGGCAGGTGAAGATCCACGCTCGATACCTGGGCACGTCCATCATCGTTCGCCAGGTGGGCCGCTACCTGACATTTGCCATCCGCATGCCCGAGGACCTAGCGGAGGAAAACGGCGGCCTGCAGCTGTGCCTCCATGGCTGTCCGCTCAGCGAGGTCATCAAGGCCCACGTGCTCAACCGCCAACAGAGTCTCCGTCCGCCGCGGCTCACGGGCGGCTGGTTCGGCGAGGAGGACGGCGGCGAGCTGCAGCCGGGCCTCTCGTCGCACGTGGACATGCTGGAACGTGCCACCACCAAGTGTCGAGAGATGCTGCAAGTAGAGGACGTTTACTTTCAATCGTGCGTCTTTGACCTTCTCACCACAGGAGACCCGGAGTTCTCCATGGCTGCGTACGGGGCCCTGGAGGATCTTAAGGCACTTCCACCCAGCACTCTAAGACAGAGCTCACCCAGGACTCCACACCTTTATAACGGAGGAGCAGTCGTTACGCCATCCGTTTGTGCGGCTTTGCTACTTCTTTTGCTTTTGGTCTAG